One genomic window of Pagrus major chromosome 22, Pma_NU_1.0 includes the following:
- the LOC141017696 gene encoding uncharacterized protein, with product MSAFRGIHMYLLLLHLTAVTGQYTAFVVRDGDRVTLPCENVTYNQNECEHTSWLFTGAGNTSTVELVTLGQVGEYAGAKSDRLSVAENCSLVIKTVTVEDVGRYSCRQFNKSRQQQGPDAHVYLSVIIRSEYNDSDTVTYSCSVTTYRWCTQRVKWLFKGQDITDVKTRQSYCSTSVTFKTSHYIYTSGSGSLMCEATDVYTGRVQVFTFGLQSSGDDATTVRTTDESPKEKVWWRYVTVSVGLALLITSVVAVNMWTRTKESKTQIAENVVNNYEDDGTEEYENM from the exons ATGTCTGCCTTCAGAGGGATTCATAtgtatctgctgctgcttcatttgACAG CTGTAACTGGACAGTATACGGCCTTTGTtgtcagagatggagacagggTCACTTTGCCGTGTGAAAATGTGACATACAACCAGAATGAGTGTGAACATACAAGCTGGCTCTTCACCGGTGCAGGAAACACATCAACCGTAGAGCTGGTCACACTCGGGCAGGTTGGGGAATATGCTGGAGCTAAATCAGACCGACTGAGTGTCGCAGAGAACTGTTCTCTGGTTATAAAGACAGTCACAGTCGAGGATGTCGGTCGTTACAGCTGCAGACAGTTCAACAAATCAAGACAACAACAGGGTCCAGACGCTCatgtttatctgtctgttattATCA GGTCTGAATACAACGACAGTGATACGGTGACTTATTCCTGCTCTGTGACGACATATAGATGGTGTACACAGAGAGTAAAGTGGCTGTTTAAGGGTCAAGACATCACAGATGTGAAGACGAGGCAGTCTTACTGCTCGACCAGTGTGACCTTTAAGACTTCTCATTACATTTACACATCAGGGTCTGGATCACTTATGTGTGAGGCCACTGATGTTTACACTGGAAGAGTGCAGGTGTTTACCTTCGGCCTTCAGTCCTCAG GTGATGATGCGACAACAGTGAGAACAACAGACGAGAGTCCAAAAGAAAAAG TCTGGTGGAGATATGTCACTGTGTCAGTGGGTTTAGCATTACTCATAACGTCTGTTGTGGCAGTCAACATGTGGACGAGAACCAAAG agTCCAAAACCCAGATCGCTGAGAACGTG GTGAACAACTATGAAGAtgatggcacagaggaatatgaaaacatgtaa
- the crip2l gene encoding cysteine-rich protein 2-like has product MASKCPKCDKTVYFAEKVSSLGKDWHKFCLKCERCNKTLNPGGHAEHDGKPFCHKPCYAALFGPKGVNIGGAGSYVYDNPVNEAPAAVSVETDGKPEEKKAPARGPVKAASFSSFSGGPNICPRCNKTVYFAEKVSSLGKNWHRPCLRCERCSKTLAPGSHAEHDGQPYCHKPCYAVLFGPKGVNTGGVGSYIYDDPEAEAQP; this is encoded by the exons ATGGCgtcaaaatgtccaaaatgcGACAAGACGGTGTATTTCG cgGAGAAGGTGTCGTCTTTAGGGAAAGACTGGCACAAGTTCTGTCTGAAATGTGAGCGCTGCAACAAGACGTTGAATCCTGGAGGCCACGCTGAG CACGATGGGAAGCCTTTTTGCCACAAGCCGTGCTACGCCGCCCTCTTCGGACCAAAAG GCGTGAACATCGGCGGAGCTGGCTCCTACGTGTACGACAATCCTGTCAACGAAGCCCCTGCTGCCGTTTCCGTGGAAACAGATGGAAaaccagaggagaaaaaagcccCCGCACGGGGACCAGTGAAGG CTGCAAGCTTCTCATCTTTCTCCGGAGGACCCAACATCTGCCCCAGGTGCAACAAGACAGTATATTTTG ctgagaAGGTGTCGTCTCTCGGGAAGAACTGGCACCGGCCCTGTCTGCGCTGTGAGCGATGCAGTAAGACTCTGGCTCCAGGCAGCCACGCAGAG cATGATGGACAGCCGTACTGCCACAAACCGTGCTACGCCGTGCTGTTCGGGCCCAAAG GCGTAAACACCGGAGGTGTCGGCAGCTACATCTACGACGACCCCGAGGCTGAGGCTCAGCCCTGA
- the LOC141018158 gene encoding uncharacterized protein — translation MLDGSPAHSDEANIGNVENNNPISLISSSDGVNKTRQALLKKGGRKLRSTAPLHHQKPPRSSPNIRLADHNNNNTLTAASANKPSAQPGTELPAGTQTVLTLHHLKQGAKKELLKSKGGRLERGTMQAGGQPARNLPRHDPVTQNGITRSHKPKQSQTPGASPSTKKKDNSSPTRPTSIREQKRPLHASNNMKIVNTLSAEAMPEYLKDGDKAYAGAKFSEPPSPSVLPKPPSHWVGEDEPHQGNQSREQMTVHLKSLLKVQDKS, via the exons ATGTTGGACGGATCTCCGGCTCACAGCGATGAAGCCAACATCGGCAACGTCGAAAACAACAACCCGATATCGCTGATTTCGAGCAGCGATGGGGTGAACAAGACGAGGCAGGCGCTGCTGAAGAAAGGAGGCAGGAAGCTGCGGTCGACGGCGCCGCTGCATCACCAGAAACCCCCGAGAAGCAGCCCCAACATCCGCCTGGCcgaccacaacaacaacaacactctgaCAGCTGCGTCTGCTAACAAACCCTCGGCTCAGCCCGGTACCGAGCTCCCAGCCGGTACACAGACTGTACTGACCCTCCATCATCTCAAACAGGGAGCCAAGAAAGAG CTGCTGAAATCCAAAGGTGGAAGATTGGAGCGAGGGACAATGCAGGCAGGGGGCCAACCTGCCCGCAACCTGCCCAGACATGATCCAGTCACCCAGAACGGGATCACACGGAGCCACAAACCTAAGCAGAGCCAAACCCCCGGTGCTTCTCCCTccacaaagaagaaagacaacAGCAGCCCCACTAGGCCCACCTCGATCCGAGAGCAGAAAAGACCCCTCCACGCCTCCAACAACATGAAGATcgtgaacacactgtctgctgAAGCCATGCCCGAATACCTCAAAGATGGCGACAAGGCTTACGCCGGAGCTAAGTTCAGTGAGCCGCCCTCACCCAGTGTCTTACCCAAACCACCCAGTCACTGGGTTGGAGAAGACGAGCCTCATCAGGGCAACCAAAGCCGAGAGCAAATGACTGTTCACTTAAAGTCGCTGCTGAAGGTTCAGGATAAATCCTGA